The Spirosoma foliorum genome has a window encoding:
- a CDS encoding TonB-dependent receptor, translating to MQKYVYWSALFFFLLIRPLIAQTISGKFTISGYVRETGSQEALIGVNVYLPGTTIGTTTNTYGFYSLTLPARDSVRLAYSFVGYETVGYSLSLRANQTQNVSLTPGRALSEVEVKAETSGEKVSESVRMSTIDIPVAQIKKIPAFLGEKDVLKVLQLMPGVQKGSEGQTGIYVRGGGPDQNLIILDDAVVYNASHLFGFFSVFNGDAIKSVELIKGGFPARYGGRLSSVIDLNMKDGNREKLHGEGGIGLIASRLTLEGPLTKNKKGSFLVSGRRTYLDIIAAPLINAQTKGQTQAGYYFYDLNAKANYDFSPTNKIYLSGYFGRDKFYAHDNTQNNDTGLGWGNATATLRWNHLFNQKLFANLSLIFSNYKFQISAVEKSTLSTDTYSLLYNSGIRDFTLKYDVDYYPTPQHSVKVGLQNTYHRFTPSAIVLQNAGISQAVDNVNTIDVLESGIYAEDTWRPSNRLRLNAGLRLSYFHQADVNYFKPEPRLSAAYTLKPDLSLKASYAIMNQYVHLLSNTGIGLPTDLWVPSTDRVKPQQSQQVAIGIAKDFTTGGAFAKGLALTVEGYYKSMNNIINYKEGASFLLLNDPSSANNVRWEDNVTAGRGWSYGAEVLLQKKIGQFSGWAGYTLSWTQWQFAELNGGQPYYPRYDRRHDVSLVGVYELNKKITLSAVWVYGTGNALTVPVGRFDTYRAGNTLVYGGSPGIVQTYFNNPRTADDYGTQKNSFCAEPYHRFDVGVQFHKQKKHHERTWEFSVYNLYDRRNPFFYRLESVEATATQPARTALFRYSVFPVVPAVSYNFKF from the coding sequence ATGCAGAAATATGTTTACTGGAGTGCTCTATTTTTCTTCTTATTAATCAGGCCATTAATTGCCCAAACAATATCAGGAAAATTTACTATAAGTGGTTATGTGCGCGAAACAGGAAGCCAGGAAGCACTGATTGGTGTAAATGTCTATCTACCCGGCACTACCATTGGGACAACTACCAACACATACGGTTTTTACTCGTTAACCCTACCCGCTCGGGATAGTGTTCGACTCGCCTACTCCTTTGTTGGCTACGAAACAGTAGGGTATTCGCTTAGTCTGCGGGCCAATCAGACACAGAATGTCTCACTAACACCCGGTCGGGCCTTGTCGGAGGTGGAAGTAAAAGCTGAGACATCGGGCGAGAAAGTGAGCGAAAGTGTCCGGATGAGTACCATTGATATTCCGGTAGCGCAGATCAAAAAAATACCTGCTTTTCTGGGCGAAAAAGATGTATTGAAGGTTTTGCAACTAATGCCTGGGGTTCAAAAAGGCTCAGAAGGCCAAACGGGTATTTACGTTCGAGGGGGCGGACCAGATCAGAATCTTATTATTCTGGATGACGCTGTCGTGTATAACGCCAGCCATTTATTTGGCTTCTTTTCGGTGTTCAATGGCGATGCCATTAAAAGCGTTGAGTTAATAAAAGGAGGTTTTCCAGCCCGATATGGTGGTCGTCTCTCATCGGTTATTGATCTGAATATGAAAGATGGAAACCGAGAGAAACTTCACGGCGAAGGAGGCATTGGGCTGATTGCGTCTCGGTTAACCCTCGAAGGCCCACTCACTAAAAATAAAAAGGGGTCATTTCTGGTATCAGGTCGACGAACGTATCTTGATATTATAGCGGCTCCGCTTATTAATGCCCAGACCAAAGGCCAAACCCAAGCGGGCTATTATTTCTACGATCTGAATGCCAAAGCCAACTATGATTTCAGCCCAACGAATAAGATTTATCTAAGCGGCTACTTTGGGCGGGATAAATTTTATGCCCACGACAACACGCAAAACAATGATACTGGGTTAGGCTGGGGCAATGCAACCGCCACCTTACGCTGGAACCACCTTTTCAACCAGAAACTGTTCGCCAATCTGTCATTAATTTTTAGCAACTATAAATTCCAGATTTCGGCGGTAGAGAAAAGCACATTATCTACAGACACCTATTCGCTTCTGTATAATTCCGGCATTCGGGATTTTACGCTGAAATACGATGTTGACTACTACCCAACTCCGCAGCACTCCGTAAAAGTGGGTTTGCAGAATACCTATCATCGGTTTACGCCAAGTGCCATCGTATTGCAAAATGCAGGCATAAGCCAGGCGGTTGACAATGTCAATACTATTGATGTCCTCGAATCAGGGATTTACGCCGAAGATACCTGGCGCCCCTCCAATCGACTACGCCTGAACGCTGGTCTGCGTCTGAGCTACTTTCATCAGGCCGACGTAAACTATTTTAAACCTGAACCTCGACTCTCGGCAGCCTATACGCTCAAACCCGACCTATCCCTTAAGGCATCTTATGCCATTATGAACCAATATGTGCATCTGCTATCCAATACAGGCATCGGTCTCCCTACCGATTTGTGGGTACCGAGTACCGACCGGGTTAAACCACAACAATCGCAGCAGGTTGCGATAGGAATTGCCAAAGACTTTACGACCGGGGGGGCGTTCGCCAAAGGGCTGGCTCTAACTGTTGAAGGATACTATAAGTCGATGAACAACATCATTAATTATAAAGAGGGAGCTAGTTTTCTATTGTTAAACGATCCCTCTTCGGCTAATAACGTACGCTGGGAAGACAATGTAACCGCAGGCCGAGGCTGGTCGTATGGGGCCGAAGTTCTCTTACAAAAGAAGATAGGCCAGTTCTCTGGCTGGGCGGGTTATACACTCTCCTGGACCCAATGGCAATTTGCAGAACTCAATGGTGGGCAACCCTACTACCCTCGTTACGATCGGCGACACGACGTTTCGCTCGTGGGCGTTTACGAACTGAACAAGAAAATCACGCTGTCGGCTGTTTGGGTTTACGGCACGGGTAATGCGCTAACGGTTCCTGTTGGTCGTTTTGATACCTATCGAGCAGGGAATACACTGGTGTATGGCGGCTCGCCTGGTATTGTACAAACGTATTTCAATAACCCACGCACCGCCGATGATTATGGCACCCAGAAAAACAGCTTCTGTGCCGAACCCTATCATCGTTTTGATGTCGGGGTTCAGTTTCATAAGCAGAAGAAACACCACGAGCGAACCTGGGAATTCAGCGTTTATAACCTCTACGATCGGCGAAACCCGTTTTTCTATCGGCTTGAATCCGTAGAAGCAACGGCTACCCAGCCCGCCCGAACAGCTTTGTTTCGGTACTCTGTTTTTCCCGTTGTACCAGCGGTTAGCTATAACTTTAAGTTCTGA
- a CDS encoding DUF4249 domain-containing protein, whose amino-acid sequence MQLVQKTHLRFALLVFVAKLMLLTGCTGLRNEVDPGQLGAESAKLVVSGFLCPQDTLLAIRVSRSNTVVGDSISLLQPGIIVPNATVTLSEGDRSVVLPYYKVRPSADSAYSISAKLLPIIAGRTYKLMVVTANGQKATSTCTIPEAVAPSVVKFDSLIEQSRTQPKRYYIRVLWKDPVGQTNAYQVAGIFRYTTATNIRESKYTSLSFDDDNRGLFTDVGIDGDTIYSGRAFLTPSSSSIINQQATFYNQYNTASVTVNLLSVDQSYYRYQEAVIRQRRSRGNPFAEPVIIPSNIEGGLGCFAGYNNATLIRRFK is encoded by the coding sequence ATGCAACTCGTACAAAAAACTCATCTGCGCTTCGCCCTACTTGTTTTTGTGGCTAAGCTTATGTTGCTTACTGGCTGCACTGGTTTACGGAATGAAGTTGATCCAGGTCAATTAGGAGCAGAATCAGCGAAGCTGGTAGTCAGTGGTTTTTTATGCCCACAGGATACGCTGCTGGCAATTAGAGTAAGCCGCTCGAATACCGTAGTGGGCGATAGTATCAGCTTGCTACAACCCGGTATTATTGTTCCGAATGCCACCGTTACGCTTTCAGAAGGTGATCGCTCGGTTGTATTACCTTATTATAAGGTCCGTCCTTCAGCTGATTCTGCCTATAGTATAAGCGCTAAGCTATTACCAATTATAGCAGGGCGGACGTATAAACTTATGGTCGTAACGGCGAATGGCCAGAAAGCCACAAGCACCTGTACCATTCCGGAAGCTGTTGCTCCGTCGGTTGTTAAATTTGATTCATTGATCGAGCAATCGCGTACACAACCCAAGCGGTATTATATCCGCGTGCTCTGGAAAGATCCTGTCGGACAAACAAATGCCTATCAGGTTGCCGGTATTTTCCGATACACAACAGCGACCAACATTCGCGAGAGCAAATACACTAGTCTTTCGTTCGACGATGACAACCGGGGCTTATTTACGGATGTAGGAATAGACGGTGATACGATCTATTCTGGAAGAGCTTTCCTAACACCTAGCTCTTCTTCCATAATTAATCAGCAGGCAACCTTTTACAATCAATATAATACCGCTTCAGTCACGGTTAATCTCTTGAGTGTCGATCAGTCCTATTACCGTTACCAGGAAGCTGTGATTCGTCAGCGACGTTCACGTGGTAATCCGTTTGCCGAGCCAGTAATTATTCCAAGCAACATCGAGGGTGGCCTAGGGTGTTTTGCCGGTTACAACAACGCCACCTTAATACGTAGGTTCAAATGA
- a CDS encoding S9 family peptidase encodes MIKQTFLFIAMTAQVVCAQTKSKITATDLTRIKLVGGIELAPDGQRAVYTLTTIEPNPDQKEEYDYKTHIYLTGLKPGDTKALTRGPESARQATWSPDGKWIAFARTVKAKSQIFIMSLDGGEAWQLTNSTYGASNPIWSPDGKRIAFTGGVTMAQMLTDSLLNPAKGGPSWSLEKPGFTNNNFIKVDKKVKANPDGSLAEIRAYLNKDVEDKKAKVITRLNFQGEATTEPDITFSHLYVIDVVEGATPKPLTRGYASYVAANWLPNGQGLLAVSDRDSLKHPDREQDNAIFFIAADGSGKKTLVLGEEGKSYGAPEISADGKQLAFLVSPSEGVNFSQIGLAALNGATASGIQLVTFDRAAGNLVWTTISGSAKGKKAATSEVIYFTASSNGGAPLYRLDPATRQVTQLTDFETGVTGFDIVGNRVVLARTEVANPSELYVTDETAKAQTKLSNHNDWVAQRQLSFPQKRTYKNSLGQTVDYWIMKPTVFEANKKYPLLLNMHGGPTAMWGPGEQSMWHEFQYMCAQGYGIVYANPRGSGGYGINFQRANIKDWGTGPAEDVLAAESDAAKEAWVDTSRQVITGGSYAGYLTAWIVGHDNRFKAAFAQRGVYDLTTFLGEGNAWRLIPNYFAYPWSADAKVLETNSPYTFVQNIKTPLLIKHGENDLRTGPIQSEMMYKSLKILGRPVEYVRMPGATHELSRTGNVRQRIDRILRIYEFFERYIGPGSQLVK; translated from the coding sequence ATGATCAAACAAACTTTCCTCTTTATCGCCATGACGGCGCAGGTTGTGTGCGCCCAGACAAAATCAAAAATAACGGCTACTGATCTCACACGAATTAAACTGGTTGGCGGTATTGAATTGGCTCCCGATGGGCAACGGGCCGTTTACACGCTGACAACTATTGAGCCTAACCCGGATCAGAAAGAAGAATACGACTACAAAACGCATATTTACCTAACAGGACTGAAGCCCGGTGATACCAAAGCCTTGACTCGCGGCCCCGAATCGGCCCGGCAGGCTACCTGGTCGCCGGATGGAAAGTGGATCGCATTTGCCCGGACAGTAAAAGCAAAGAGTCAGATCTTCATCATGTCGCTGGATGGGGGCGAAGCCTGGCAGTTGACGAACAGTACCTATGGTGCTTCTAACCCGATTTGGTCCCCTGATGGGAAACGAATTGCGTTTACGGGTGGCGTCACTATGGCGCAGATGCTGACCGATTCGTTGCTAAATCCAGCAAAAGGCGGGCCGTCGTGGTCGCTGGAAAAACCGGGTTTTACTAACAACAACTTTATTAAGGTCGATAAGAAGGTAAAGGCTAATCCAGATGGTTCACTGGCCGAAATTCGCGCTTACCTGAACAAAGATGTTGAGGATAAAAAGGCCAAAGTAATCACCCGACTCAATTTTCAGGGTGAAGCCACGACCGAGCCAGATATTACGTTCTCGCATTTATACGTAATTGATGTGGTTGAAGGCGCAACTCCCAAACCATTAACGCGGGGTTATGCTTCTTACGTTGCGGCTAACTGGTTACCTAACGGACAGGGTTTGTTAGCGGTATCAGATCGTGATTCACTCAAGCATCCGGATCGGGAACAGGACAATGCTATCTTCTTTATTGCAGCAGATGGTTCTGGTAAAAAAACGCTGGTCTTGGGCGAAGAAGGCAAAAGCTATGGCGCACCAGAAATCTCAGCCGATGGTAAGCAATTGGCATTTCTGGTTAGCCCGTCCGAAGGAGTTAATTTTTCGCAGATCGGTTTAGCCGCACTCAACGGAGCAACAGCGTCGGGTATTCAACTTGTCACCTTCGATCGGGCCGCTGGAAATCTGGTTTGGACGACTATCTCTGGCTCCGCAAAGGGTAAAAAAGCCGCTACGAGCGAGGTTATCTACTTTACAGCTTCCTCGAACGGCGGTGCGCCCTTATATAGGCTTGACCCGGCCACTCGTCAGGTAACCCAACTAACCGATTTTGAAACGGGTGTTACAGGATTTGATATCGTAGGCAATCGGGTTGTTCTGGCCAGAACTGAAGTCGCGAACCCATCGGAATTGTATGTGACGGACGAAACGGCTAAAGCGCAAACGAAACTAAGTAATCATAACGATTGGGTGGCGCAACGGCAGCTAAGTTTCCCACAAAAGCGCACCTATAAAAATTCGCTCGGCCAAACGGTGGATTACTGGATCATGAAACCTACCGTTTTCGAGGCCAATAAAAAATACCCGCTATTGCTCAATATGCACGGTGGCCCAACGGCTATGTGGGGTCCCGGTGAGCAGTCGATGTGGCACGAGTTCCAGTACATGTGTGCACAAGGCTATGGCATTGTGTATGCAAACCCACGTGGGTCGGGAGGCTATGGCATCAATTTCCAGCGAGCCAATATTAAAGATTGGGGTACTGGTCCAGCTGAGGATGTACTAGCCGCCGAAAGCGATGCCGCTAAGGAGGCCTGGGTTGATACGAGTCGGCAGGTGATTACGGGCGGTTCGTATGCAGGTTACCTCACCGCCTGGATTGTTGGCCACGATAACCGATTTAAGGCTGCTTTTGCGCAACGGGGTGTATATGACCTAACCACGTTTCTGGGCGAAGGCAATGCCTGGCGTCTCATTCCGAACTACTTCGCTTACCCCTGGTCGGCGGATGCCAAGGTGTTGGAGACTAATTCCCCATACACGTTCGTGCAGAATATCAAAACTCCCTTGTTGATCAAGCACGGCGAAAATGATCTTCGAACGGGGCCTATTCAGAGCGAAATGATGTATAAGAGCCTCAAAATATTGGGTCGCCCCGTTGAATATGTACGGATGCCGGGTGCTACACATGAATTGAGCCGGACGGGTAATGTTCGTCAGCGAATTGACCGGATACTACGCATTTATGAATTCTTCGAACGATATATCGGTCCCGGTTCGCAGTTGGTGAAATAG
- a CDS encoding DinB family protein yields MTKSEIPVMPQFFDRYINIADNVFIMDALTQYASFETLMPVYKLEALGDLRYAPEKWMVKDILQHVIDTERIMSYRALRFARNDQTSLPGYDEELFAKNAYATRRTIPDLYAEYADVRQSTIALYKSFDNEMLLRSGICFHQTISVLALGFVIVGHARHHANIIRERYLPLLNKL; encoded by the coding sequence ATGACTAAATCTGAAATTCCAGTGATGCCTCAGTTTTTCGACCGGTATATCAATATCGCCGATAATGTATTCATCATGGATGCCCTCACCCAATATGCATCATTTGAAACGCTGATGCCAGTCTACAAACTCGAAGCACTTGGCGATCTACGCTATGCGCCCGAAAAATGGATGGTAAAAGATATTTTGCAGCACGTGATTGATACCGAGCGGATTATGTCGTACCGGGCTTTGCGATTTGCTCGAAATGATCAGACTAGTTTGCCGGGTTATGATGAGGAGCTGTTTGCCAAAAATGCCTACGCTACGCGCCGAACCATTCCCGATTTATACGCCGAATATGCTGACGTCAGGCAGTCGACCATTGCACTCTACAAAAGCTTTGACAATGAAATGCTGTTACGCAGCGGCATTTGTTTCCACCAGACCATTTCGGTACTGGCCCTTGGCTTTGTGATTGTGGGTCATGCCCGCCATCATGCCAATATTATCCGAGAACGCTATTTACCACTTCTAAACAAACTATGA
- a CDS encoding NUDIX hydrolase: protein MSKQQESLEEAHKFRYWKSQMEANGMKINAIKDAYIRRRHNGEVLFAMLEVDADTPEGDKIPPALFLKGHAASMLVCLIDKDTREKFVVLVKQRRIADGSQTFEHPAGMVDASDDPGDVAAREIGEEIGLTVTADELTKLNPRVWYPSTGTSDEGMHFFYIEKEMSRDEIMAFHLKNMGSEAEHERITSVVATIPESHKLITNVNGLLLNFLYLQHVKDYETMKLL, encoded by the coding sequence ATGAGTAAGCAACAGGAATCGCTCGAAGAAGCCCATAAGTTTCGCTACTGGAAAAGCCAGATGGAAGCGAACGGTATGAAAATTAATGCTATCAAGGACGCCTATATTCGGCGCAGGCATAATGGCGAAGTGCTATTTGCCATGCTCGAAGTGGATGCCGATACGCCCGAAGGGGATAAAATTCCGCCCGCGTTATTTCTGAAAGGCCATGCCGCATCCATGCTGGTCTGCCTGATTGATAAAGATACGCGCGAGAAATTTGTAGTATTGGTGAAGCAACGACGTATTGCCGATGGCTCTCAAACCTTCGAACACCCGGCCGGTATGGTCGATGCCAGTGATGATCCGGGCGATGTGGCAGCGCGTGAGATCGGCGAGGAAATCGGGCTGACCGTTACGGCGGATGAATTGACGAAACTCAACCCCCGTGTTTGGTATCCCAGCACCGGCACCAGCGATGAAGGCATGCATTTTTTCTATATCGAGAAAGAAATGAGTCGCGACGAGATTATGGCTTTTCACCTAAAAAATATGGGTAGCGAAGCCGAGCATGAACGTATTACGAGTGTAGTGGCTACCATCCCTGAATCGCACAAACTCATCACTAATGTGAATGGATTGTTGCTTAACTTCCTGTATTTGCAGCATGTTAAGGACTATGAGACAATGAAGTTGTTATAA
- a CDS encoding S46 family peptidase: MRCINLRTALLASACLTVLAGSSPAQTTSDTTKGGPLDLGKMWTFDNPPSAYFQKTYNFTADEKWFDETRLASLRFADYCSASFVSANGLVMTNHHCARESGTGVTRKGEDLNATGFFAKTAAEERKVNGLFVDQLVKIEDITKRIQEAMTGAASQSEQAQLQAREEAFTAVKQEYGQKEGWKGLELQTITFYNGGRYSIYGFKRYTDVRLVFMPELQLGFFGGDYDNFTYPRYALDCSFFRVYDNGKPLQTTHFFKFNPNGVRDGEPIFVIGNPGHTERLKTVAELEFDRDLQTPATIQLLKNRSAALQAYNATAKNDSILNEIFSYENSLKAYGGQLEGLRDASLMARKAVFENQFKAAAKAKNLPASQLSTWDEIAASTAQLRAIFKDANYLAPSERTMGELMTFANVATQFSELLASRPQDAERARSLMVSPEVTDMGLEEAYLVAHLTEAQAALGNDDPYVKAALTGPDGKRRSPKEAAAYLIKNTKLTDPAFLKELSTRPNAASSSNDPMLKLAQIGFPRYLAAARQARQLTQRQEVLRGQLGRMLYDVYGTAVPPDATFSLRINDGVVQSYNYNGTKAPILTTFAGLYDRNYSFANKAPWDLPARWKNPPMELLKQPMCFISTNDIIGGNSGSPMINKNREAVGLAFDGNMESLPGEFIFVPDLNRTISVHTGGIIAAMRYIYKADRLINELVGPPAKPVSVKK, from the coding sequence ATGCGCTGTATCAACCTTCGCACTGCCCTGCTGGCGAGTGCTTGCCTGACAGTTCTGGCTGGTTCATCGCCAGCCCAAACCACATCCGATACCACTAAAGGCGGCCCACTCGACCTGGGTAAGATGTGGACGTTCGACAATCCACCGTCGGCCTATTTTCAGAAAACGTATAACTTCACTGCCGACGAAAAATGGTTTGATGAAACCCGTCTGGCTTCGCTCCGGTTTGCCGATTACTGCTCCGCTTCGTTTGTGTCGGCGAATGGTCTGGTGATGACCAATCATCACTGTGCTCGCGAATCGGGAACGGGCGTGACTCGTAAAGGTGAAGATCTGAACGCTACAGGCTTTTTTGCCAAAACAGCAGCTGAAGAGCGAAAAGTAAACGGGCTGTTCGTCGATCAGTTGGTTAAGATCGAAGACATTACGAAGCGTATCCAGGAAGCTATGACGGGTGCGGCATCTCAATCAGAACAGGCGCAACTACAGGCGCGTGAGGAGGCATTTACCGCCGTGAAACAGGAATATGGACAGAAGGAAGGCTGGAAAGGGCTGGAATTACAAACCATTACGTTTTATAACGGTGGGCGCTATTCCATTTATGGCTTCAAACGGTATACCGATGTGCGGCTAGTGTTTATGCCTGAGTTGCAGCTTGGCTTTTTCGGAGGAGATTACGACAATTTTACCTATCCTCGCTATGCGCTTGATTGCTCGTTCTTCCGCGTATATGATAACGGGAAACCGCTACAAACGACCCATTTTTTTAAGTTTAATCCGAATGGCGTTCGGGATGGAGAACCCATTTTCGTGATTGGCAATCCTGGCCACACGGAACGCCTTAAGACCGTGGCGGAACTTGAGTTTGATCGTGATTTACAGACTCCTGCGACGATTCAGTTGCTCAAAAATCGATCTGCTGCGTTGCAAGCCTATAATGCAACCGCTAAAAACGACAGTATCCTGAACGAAATCTTTAGCTACGAAAATAGTCTGAAAGCGTACGGTGGACAATTGGAGGGGCTGCGGGACGCCAGTTTGATGGCGCGTAAAGCCGTTTTTGAAAATCAATTCAAGGCGGCTGCCAAAGCCAAGAATCTTCCTGCCAGCCAATTGAGTACCTGGGATGAAATTGCAGCCAGCACCGCCCAGCTACGGGCTATTTTTAAAGACGCGAATTACCTCGCCCCCAGCGAGCGGACAATGGGTGAACTGATGACGTTTGCCAACGTGGCCACGCAGTTTAGTGAATTGTTAGCTTCACGACCACAGGACGCCGAGCGAGCTCGTTCGTTGATGGTTTCGCCAGAGGTAACCGATATGGGATTGGAGGAGGCTTATCTGGTAGCTCACCTTACGGAAGCGCAGGCCGCTCTCGGTAACGACGACCCTTATGTAAAAGCAGCACTAACCGGGCCTGACGGCAAAAGACGAAGCCCGAAAGAAGCGGCAGCTTATCTTATCAAAAATACGAAGCTAACCGATCCGGCTTTTCTAAAAGAATTATCTACGCGGCCCAATGCGGCCAGTTCGTCAAATGATCCCATGCTGAAGTTGGCTCAAATAGGCTTTCCGCGTTATCTGGCTGCGGCTCGGCAAGCCCGCCAACTTACACAGCGACAGGAGGTTTTACGAGGCCAGTTGGGGCGTATGCTCTATGATGTGTATGGTACAGCAGTGCCACCCGATGCCACATTTTCGCTCCGAATTAATGATGGTGTTGTGCAATCATATAACTACAACGGTACAAAAGCACCCATTCTGACCACGTTTGCTGGGTTATATGATCGTAATTATTCGTTCGCCAATAAAGCGCCCTGGGATTTACCGGCTCGCTGGAAAAACCCACCGATGGAATTACTGAAGCAGCCCATGTGCTTTATTTCTACAAACGACATTATTGGCGGTAACTCCGGCAGTCCAATGATCAACAAGAATCGAGAGGCTGTAGGGCTAGCTTTCGACGGTAATATGGAGAGCCTGCCTGGTGAGTTTATCTTCGTGCCCGACTTAAACCGAACGATTTCGGTCCATACAGGTGGCATCATTGCTGCTATGCGATATATTTACAAAGCTGATCGCCTGATAAACGAACTGGTTGGGCCACCCGCTAAGCCCGTTTCGGTGAAGAAATAA
- a CDS encoding nucleoside deaminase: protein MDEFMQEAINQARKSLSEGGIPIGSTLIKNGKLVASGHNKRVQEDNPILHGEMDCLNNAGRVGSFRDTVIYSTLMPCYMCAGTIVQFKIPKVIVGESRTFPGAREFMEQHGVEVIDLDLPECVDMMNQFIAEKPTLWNEDIGEL, encoded by the coding sequence ATGGACGAATTTATGCAGGAGGCCATTAACCAGGCCCGAAAAAGCTTGAGCGAAGGCGGCATCCCTATTGGATCAACACTCATTAAAAATGGTAAGCTAGTAGCTTCTGGCCACAACAAGCGCGTTCAGGAAGACAACCCAATTCTGCATGGCGAAATGGACTGCCTGAATAATGCGGGCCGTGTTGGCTCGTTTCGGGATACCGTTATTTACTCCACCCTGATGCCATGCTATATGTGCGCGGGTACCATTGTTCAGTTTAAAATCCCGAAAGTAATTGTCGGAGAATCACGGACGTTTCCAGGAGCACGGGAATTCATGGAGCAGCATGGGGTAGAAGTGATTGACCTCGATTTGCCCGAATGCGTTGACATGATGAATCAGTTCATTGCCGAAAAACCAACACTCTGGAACGAGGATATCGGCGAGTTATAA
- a CDS encoding NAD(P)/FAD-dependent oxidoreductase, protein MLQFDKLSLNIPDTGKPRVIIIGGGFGGMNLAKALRKTDVQVVLFDKQNYNGFWPLLYQVATAGLEPDAIAEPFRKMFDGFDDFHYRMVRVNKIDPATKTVTTLIGDLHYDFLVIASGSKSNYFGNEQIKKYAFPLKTIPEALNVRSQFLQCFEQASVTTDFAERESLLTFVIAGAGPTGVEMAGSLAEMRKHVLPSDYPGLDFSQMSIYVVEGLGKVLPPMSDEAGKKAQQYLEDLGVIVKLNTMVESYDGETVTFKGGEQIKTQTLVWGAGVTGALIDGIPAESTEKGRILVDPINRVQGLTDVFAIGDIAFMKLDDYPKGHPGVAQPAIQQGKHLAKNLQKILKNEPTTPFEYFDKGSLAIVGRSRAVADLPGKIHLGGFIAWMAWLFVHIWYLVGFRSKLIVFSNWVYRLFTYERGTRIIIRPFVRKDDKVGQEMVEQNEQA, encoded by the coding sequence ATGCTTCAATTCGATAAACTTTCGCTCAATATACCCGATACCGGAAAACCTCGTGTAATCATTATCGGAGGTGGTTTCGGAGGAATGAATCTGGCTAAAGCCTTGCGCAAGACAGATGTACAAGTCGTGCTGTTCGATAAACAAAACTACAACGGTTTCTGGCCATTATTATATCAGGTCGCTACGGCTGGTCTGGAGCCAGATGCCATTGCCGAGCCGTTTCGTAAAATGTTCGACGGTTTCGATGATTTTCATTATCGGATGGTTCGCGTCAATAAAATTGACCCTGCCACAAAAACCGTCACCACGCTGATTGGTGATTTGCATTACGATTTTTTGGTCATTGCCAGCGGTTCGAAATCGAACTATTTCGGTAATGAACAGATAAAGAAATATGCTTTCCCGCTGAAAACAATTCCCGAAGCGCTCAATGTGCGAAGCCAGTTTTTGCAATGCTTCGAACAGGCCAGCGTTACTACCGATTTCGCCGAACGTGAGAGTTTACTCACGTTCGTGATTGCCGGGGCCGGTCCTACGGGTGTCGAAATGGCTGGTTCGTTGGCTGAGATGCGAAAGCATGTTTTGCCAAGCGATTATCCAGGACTGGATTTCAGCCAGATGAGTATTTATGTGGTTGAAGGGCTGGGCAAAGTATTGCCGCCCATGTCGGATGAGGCCGGAAAGAAAGCACAGCAATACCTCGAAGACCTTGGAGTTATCGTGAAGCTCAATACAATGGTCGAGTCCTATGATGGCGAGACGGTAACGTTCAAAGGGGGCGAACAGATCAAAACCCAAACATTGGTATGGGGAGCCGGTGTAACGGGAGCACTCATTGATGGCATTCCAGCTGAGTCGACAGAGAAGGGACGCATTCTGGTCGATCCAATTAATCGGGTACAGGGCCTGACCGATGTATTTGCCATTGGCGACATTGCCTTTATGAAGCTGGACGATTATCCCAAAGGGCATCCTGGCGTGGCTCAACCAGCCATTCAGCAAGGCAAACACTTAGCCAAGAACCTACAGAAAATCTTAAAAAATGAGCCCACGACTCCCTTCGAATATTTCGATAAAGGTTCGTTGGCGATTGTGGGACGAAGCCGTGCCGTTGCTGATTTGCCCGGTAAGATTCATTTGGGTGGTTTTATTGCCTGGATGGCCTGGCTGTTCGTGCACATCTGGTACCTGGTCGGTTTCAGGAGTAAGCTAATCGTGTTTAGCAACTGGGTATACCGACTCTTTACCTACGAGCGCGGCACACGCATTATCATTCGCCCGTTCGTGCGAAAAGACGATAAAGTAGGACAGGAAATGGTAGAACAGAACGAGCAGGCTTAA